One Cellulomonas taurus genomic region harbors:
- a CDS encoding TerC family protein produces MSVDLWVWLVTGAAVLGLVIFDFYAHVRTPHAPTFKESAIWSAVYIGLAVVFGVGLGAVWGWGHGTEYFTGYVTEKALSVDNLFIFLIIMTKFAVPREYQQKVLLVGVAIALVLRTVFILVGAAAIEQWSWVFYIFGAYLVYTGINLAREKHEPGEVDHASERKDGLTVRLLKRVLPTVDEYHGDRLTTRIDGKRFITPMLLVMAAIGSTDVIFALDSIPAIYGITQEPYIVFTANAFALLGLRQLYFLLGGLLERLVYLSQGLAFILGFIGVKLVLHAMHTNELSFINGGEHFEWAPEIPTVVSLLVILGTLTVATIASLIKTRRDGRDAEVATVSEDTTPVAKES; encoded by the coding sequence ATGTCAGTTGACCTGTGGGTCTGGCTGGTCACGGGCGCCGCTGTGCTCGGCCTCGTCATCTTCGACTTCTACGCGCATGTGCGGACCCCGCACGCACCGACCTTCAAGGAATCGGCGATCTGGTCGGCGGTCTACATCGGCCTCGCCGTGGTCTTCGGCGTCGGCCTGGGCGCGGTGTGGGGCTGGGGACACGGCACCGAGTACTTCACCGGGTACGTCACGGAGAAGGCGCTCTCGGTGGACAACCTGTTCATCTTCCTGATCATCATGACCAAGTTCGCGGTGCCCCGGGAGTACCAGCAGAAGGTGCTGCTGGTCGGCGTGGCGATCGCGCTGGTCCTGCGCACCGTGTTCATCCTGGTCGGTGCCGCCGCCATCGAGCAGTGGTCCTGGGTGTTCTACATCTTCGGCGCGTACCTGGTGTACACCGGCATCAACCTGGCCCGGGAGAAGCACGAGCCCGGTGAGGTCGATCATGCGAGCGAACGCAAGGACGGCCTGACGGTCCGGCTGCTCAAGCGCGTGCTGCCCACCGTCGACGAGTACCACGGCGACCGGCTCACCACCCGGATCGACGGCAAGCGGTTCATCACCCCGATGCTGCTGGTGATGGCGGCCATCGGCTCCACCGACGTGATCTTCGCGCTGGACTCGATCCCGGCGATCTACGGCATCACCCAGGAGCCGTACATCGTCTTCACCGCGAACGCCTTCGCCCTGCTGGGCCTGCGCCAGCTGTACTTCCTGCTCGGTGGTCTGCTGGAGCGTCTGGTCTACCTGTCCCAGGGGCTGGCGTTCATCCTCGGCTTCATCGGCGTGAAGCTGGTGCTGCACGCCATGCACACCAACGAGCTGAGCTTCATCAACGGCGGCGAGCACTTCGAGTGGGCGCCGGAGATCCCCACGGTGGTCTCGCTGCTGGTGATCCTCGGCACCTTGACCGTCGCCACCATCGCCTCGCTGATCAAGACCCGTCGCGACGGCCGGGACGCCGAGGTCGCTACCGTGTCCGAGGACACCACCCCCGTCGCCAAGGAGAGCTGA
- a CDS encoding VOC family protein, protein MDVQIVIDCHGPRALGAFWITALGYVEEPPRPPFGSWDEAMDAWGIGPDGDRDPAYAIVDPAGRGPRIFFQKVPEAKTVKNRLHLDVRFSAERGIAPSDRAAKLAAAREHAATLVEAGATVLTEVDDEREGAWVVLADPEGNEFCVT, encoded by the coding sequence ATGGACGTCCAGATCGTGATCGACTGCCACGGCCCGCGCGCGCTCGGCGCGTTCTGGATCACCGCCCTCGGCTACGTGGAGGAACCGCCGCGACCGCCCTTCGGCTCCTGGGACGAGGCGATGGACGCCTGGGGGATCGGCCCGGACGGCGACCGTGACCCCGCCTACGCGATCGTCGACCCCGCCGGTCGCGGGCCGCGGATCTTCTTCCAGAAGGTGCCCGAGGCCAAGACGGTCAAGAACCGGCTGCACCTGGACGTGCGGTTCTCCGCCGAGCGCGGCATCGCACCGAGCGACCGGGCCGCCAAGCTCGCCGCCGCCCGCGAGCACGCGGCCACCCTGGTCGAGGCCGGCGCCACCGTGCTGACCGAGGTGGACGACGAGCGGGAGGGCGCCTGGGTGGTGCTCGCCGATCCCGAGGGCAACGAATTCTGTGTCACATGA
- the uvrB gene encoding excinuclease ABC subunit UvrB produces MRPVTDLQRTVAPFEVVSEYTPSGDQPTAIAELAERITAGEKDVVLLGATGTGKSATTAWLIEKLQRPTLVMAPNKTLAAQLANEFRELLPNNAVEYFVSYYDYYQPEAYIAQTDTYIEKDSSINDEVERLRHSATSSLLTRRDVVVVASVSCIYGLGTPQEYVDRMITLSVGDVIDRDQLLRDFVTQQYSRNDMAFTRGTFRVRGDTVEIIPVYEELAIRIEFFGDEIEAIQTLHPLTGDVVRNETQVHVFPATHYVAGPERMERAIAGIELELEERLAELERQNKLLEAQRLRMRTTYDIEMMRQIGSCSGIENYSRHIDGRAAGTAPNTLLDYFPEDFLLVIDESHVTVPQIGAMYEGDMSRKRNLVDYGFRLPSATDNRPLRWEEFVDRIGQTVYLSATPGNYELSQSDGVVQQIIRPTGLIDPEVVVKPTQGQIDDLLEEIRTRVEKDERVLVTTLTKKMAEDLTDYFLEKGVRVRYLHSEVDTLRRVELLRELRMGEYDVLVGINLLREGLDLPEVSLVAILDADKEGFLRSDTSLIQTIGRAARNVSGQVHMYADKVTAGMAKAIEETNRRREIQIAYNTEHGIDPQPLRKRIGDITDLLAREDADTAELLGGAGRQSSRGKAPVPGLGSKAPTTERAKLAGAAAGELGDLIQELSDQMHAAAAELQFELAARLRDEISGLKKELRQMTAATA; encoded by the coding sequence ATGCGTCCCGTCACCGATCTCCAGCGCACCGTCGCCCCGTTCGAGGTGGTGTCCGAGTACACCCCCTCCGGTGACCAGCCGACCGCGATCGCGGAGCTGGCCGAGCGGATCACCGCGGGGGAGAAGGACGTCGTCCTGCTGGGCGCCACCGGAACCGGTAAGTCGGCCACCACGGCCTGGCTGATCGAGAAGCTGCAGCGCCCCACCCTGGTGATGGCGCCGAACAAGACCCTGGCCGCGCAGTTGGCGAACGAGTTCCGCGAGCTGCTGCCCAACAACGCCGTCGAGTACTTCGTCTCGTACTACGACTACTACCAGCCCGAGGCGTACATCGCGCAGACGGACACCTACATCGAGAAGGACTCGTCGATCAACGACGAGGTCGAGCGGCTCCGGCACTCGGCCACCTCCTCGCTGCTGACCCGGCGCGACGTGGTCGTAGTGGCGTCAGTGTCCTGCATCTACGGTCTGGGCACCCCGCAGGAGTACGTCGACCGGATGATCACGCTGAGCGTCGGCGACGTGATCGACCGCGACCAGCTGCTCCGCGACTTCGTGACCCAGCAGTACAGCCGGAACGACATGGCCTTCACCCGCGGCACCTTCCGGGTGCGGGGCGACACGGTCGAGATCATCCCGGTGTACGAGGAGCTGGCGATCCGGATCGAGTTCTTCGGGGACGAGATCGAGGCGATCCAGACCCTGCACCCGCTGACCGGTGACGTGGTCCGCAACGAGACCCAGGTGCACGTCTTCCCGGCCACGCACTACGTCGCCGGCCCGGAGCGGATGGAGCGCGCCATCGCCGGGATCGAGCTGGAGCTGGAGGAGCGCCTGGCCGAGCTGGAGCGGCAGAACAAGCTGCTGGAGGCCCAGCGGCTGCGCATGCGCACCACCTACGACATCGAGATGATGCGCCAGATCGGCAGCTGCTCCGGGATCGAGAACTACTCCCGGCACATCGACGGCCGCGCGGCGGGCACCGCGCCCAACACGCTGCTGGACTACTTCCCGGAGGACTTCCTCCTGGTGATCGACGAGTCGCACGTGACCGTGCCGCAGATCGGTGCGATGTACGAGGGCGACATGTCCCGCAAGCGGAACCTGGTCGACTACGGCTTCCGCCTGCCCTCCGCCACCGACAACCGGCCGCTGCGCTGGGAGGAGTTCGTCGACCGGATCGGCCAGACCGTGTACCTGTCGGCCACGCCGGGCAACTACGAGCTGTCCCAGTCCGACGGTGTGGTGCAGCAGATCATCCGACCCACCGGCCTGATCGACCCGGAGGTGGTGGTCAAGCCCACCCAGGGCCAGATCGACGACCTGCTGGAGGAGATCCGCACCCGGGTGGAGAAGGACGAGCGCGTGCTGGTCACCACCCTGACCAAGAAGATGGCGGAGGACCTCACCGACTACTTCCTGGAGAAGGGTGTCCGGGTCCGCTACCTGCACTCCGAGGTGGACACCCTGCGCCGGGTCGAACTGCTGCGGGAACTGCGGATGGGCGAGTACGACGTCCTGGTCGGCATCAACCTGCTGCGCGAGGGCCTCGACCTGCCGGAGGTGTCCCTGGTCGCGATCCTGGACGCCGACAAGGAGGGCTTCCTGCGTTCGGACACCTCGCTGATCCAGACCATCGGCCGTGCCGCCCGTAACGTCTCCGGCCAGGTGCACATGTACGCGGACAAGGTCACCGCCGGAATGGCCAAGGCCATCGAGGAGACCAACCGCCGCCGCGAGATCCAGATCGCCTACAACACCGAGCACGGCATCGACCCGCAGCCGCTGCGCAAGCGGATCGGCGACATCACCGACCTGCTGGCCCGGGAGGACGCCGACACCGCCGAGCTGCTCGGTGGCGCCGGGCGGCAGTCGTCGCGGGGCAAGGCACCGGTCCCGGGCCTCGGCTCCAAGGCGCCGACCACCGAGCGGGCCAAGCTCGCCGGTGCCGCCGCCGGTGAGCTGGGCGATCTGATCCAGGAGCTCTCGGACCAGATGCACGCGGCCGCCGCGGAGCTGCAGTTCGAGCTGGCCGCCCGGCTCCGGGACGAGATCTCCGGCCTGAAGAAGGAACTGCGACAGATGACGGCGGCGACCGCCTGA